GGTCAGAGAGATCGTTGGCTCTGTTGGTGGCCAGCAAAGCGCGGCCAAGCTGGCTAGTGAGTATAACGGCTACACAATTTCCCAGGGTAGTGTGAGTAAAGTGCTGACCGGTGCGATGGCACCAGCAAAAGTCTATAACGCGCTCCGCTTCGCATTTCACCAAGCCGAACGGGAAAACTGGACAAAACGAGCCACAATTATGATGGTGGAAAAATTCGGTTTTTGTCCGATTTATCATGATGTAGTGCGTATTGATGAAGTCTTTGGGTTGTTCGCTGGGTGCATGGTCCTGGGTGGCAAGTTGCACATAGCAGTGAGAACAGATTCAGAAACCGTTGAAACCGTAGATGCTAATAAAATGGAGTTTTTATAATGCCGTCATTTCCCGTTAGAGACGTTGAAGAGCTAAGAGAGATCATCAAGAGAATGGATGAAATCAATCCGCTCATAGCCATGATGATAGAGTTTGAGACTAGGACAGGGCTTAGGTTCGTAGACGTAAGCAAGCTCAAGTTTAGCGACCTAATGATTAACGGCGTGGTTCGTCGGTCCTTTGTCGTTGTGCAGTCCAAGCCTTATCACGCCAGGCTTAGACACATGTCAGAAAAGCAAGCCAGGGAAAAGAGCAAAGTGACGATCCATGTTAACGACCAGTTGGAAGAGTTGATAAAGCGCATATACGTAGCCAATGGCAAGCACAAGCTCTTGTTTCAGTCCGATCACCACTTGGCCAAGCCTGATACAGCGTTGTCTATTCAATATGTTAATCGTGCTTATAAGCGTATCGCAAGAGATCTACAGCTGCCGTATTCACTGTCTACGCACTCTATGCGTAAGACCTTTGCCATGTTCCTACTTGATCAGCAGGCTTCAATGAAAACGATTATGGAAGCACTGGGGCAGAGCAGCTTAAGTGCTACTCAGCATTACTTAAATACCTTTATGGATGAAACCAAAGAATACACAACGAACATCGATTTCTAGGGCAGAGCATGAACATCAATAGTCAGTACCGAACAGTGTCACCAGAGCACGAAATATCCATCATTGAGCTAGCGCCAAGCAGCATAAAAAGGCGTTTAGATAGCCTGTCTTCACTGCATACGAACGACGAAAAGACGCTTCGCTATGGTAAGTTGGCCATCAATGCATTTAAGGGCCGCAAACCAAGCGAGAAAGTGATGCAAGTTATGTATAGCAACATGGATAACTACATCAAGCGATTGGGCGTCACATCAAAGAGCATTTGTCGTAAAGGCTGCGCTCAGTGCTGCACTCAACCAGTCAGCATGACCAGCGTTGAAGCGAAATATATCAGTGATACATACGGCATTGATGCAAGCTTTGACAGTTCGCGCACCAGTGAGGGTATGTGTCCGTTCAACAAAGACAACCAATGCAGCATTTACAGCGCCAGGCCTATAGAGTGTCGACTGTTTCATGCATTTGAGAGCCCAGTACTGTGTTATGAGGACCGTGGCCAGAGTACGTTCTCAATAGAAAGTGAGCCATATTTCTCGGCACTGCAGAGAGAAATGAGTGAATTGGGTGATCGAGAGGGTATTTTCGATATTCGCCATTGGTTCGCATAAGCCAATTAGTTGTATTGTATGCGCGATTTGCGCACGTTAGTTACGTTTAGAGAAGTACGGTAATGGAAAAAATCAACAAGTCAGTTATTCCTCAGTGGGCCAATGAGATCCTTTTTTCTAAAGGCCTGGGCGTTGATGCTAAAGAAGTGCAACAGCTTGTCTGGGATTACTTTGTCGAACAATTTGAATGCATGGACGTTGGTGTAACAGAGCTAAGTCTGTACTTTGGCCATCTTATTGATGAAGAGTTGAAGAAAGGCACGATAAAACAAGCTCGCGAGATGTTTAACAAGCAATCTATACCATCACGCCGCAGAAAGAATAAGCCAGTAAGGCACTCTGAATTAACGAACTTCACAGAGAAGTACGCAGATTATCTTGATGATGATGATCAGGCACCAGCACCGAACGTAGCGCTAGAAGAAGCCACCAGCACCAATCAGACAGAATATGAGCTTCTTTACGAAGCGTACCAGGCACTAGAGTGCAATGACGAACAGCAAAGACAAAAGACTCTCTCTAAGCTGAGAAAGTTTTTCGAACAAGTTAATGGCCCGAAGCGGTAACAAGCACTTTGGAGCAGAGAGTTTGAGGTGAAGTAAGTGCTATTATCCCTAAATTTGCCTTATACACCTCATTCCTAACGTTAGACTTTATAAAAGCATTAAAAAGAGTATGATTGCGGTAATTTACAAAGTGACGTTTTGTTGGTTACAAATTGAGGATTTGTTGTGGCGTTAGAAAATATCTTGTTGGCTGAGTTTAAAAGGCTGGTGAAGAACGGGAAGCAACTAAGGCTTGTTTCCCAACAGCAAACGAATGGCTACTACGCCATTCTAGCAATTGATACCGATTCATCAATAGGTTATTCCGTTCGCCATGCAAGAGAAAACAAACCGCGCACCTGGCGGCTCGATAGGCTAGGGGAGCTGCTACACGATATGGGCGTAAAACAATTCGAAGTCAGAGGGCTTTATTAATGGATTTTCCAAACATAAGAGACATCAAGAAGCGCTTAGCGAGCGCCGTATTCGATAAATCAAGCAGTGACGCCGTAACGGTGGATAAAACAGACCTGGCAGAGCTACTTATCTACTTGTCTTGTAAGGAAAGTAAGTTAAGAGAAAAGGGGTTTACTCATGATCAGCTTTAGAAAGCGGGTAAGAATCGTCAAAGGCGTATATCTGAACTTCGGTAAGACTGGTTTGAATAGTATCTCAATGGGGCCAAGAGGCATCACATTAAGCATTGGTCGCCAGGGTGTCTATATATCAGGTTCGCTGGTGGGTACCGGCCTGAGTGCTAAGAAATGGCTATATAAAGCAAAGAAAACGAAAGCATTAACAACTAAGGAGAGTGGCAATGAATAACGATGTAACGCTGAGTGGTTTCTTAGATGATGTTCGTAACCATGAAATGACTATCAAGGCTGATACTGACGAATTCAGAAGCCTCACGTTCTCTCACCCAAAGACAAATAACAAGTACTTCAATATCACGACCTGGGGCTATCACTTATGTATCAGTGGCGACATGGGAACGTATGTGTTTAGCCGTCTTAACGACATGTTTGATTTCTTCCGTAGTGAAACGATGTATGTAAATCATGGCTACTGGGGTGAGAAATTAGAGGCTATTTCTAAATGGGGTGGCCAATACGAGTTCTGCAGCTCGCTAGTCGTCAACAGCATCAGAGCGCGTGCAGCTGAGATATGTGAGCAAATTGAACATTATGTCGGTGAAGAGCAAAAAGCACTAGGAAAGAGCAACCAGGAGCTACAGGATGAGTTCTTGGAAGAGATTGATCAGCTGATTAGCTTTCATGATTTTGACGAGTATCGCTACGTATCGACTGTAGAAGAGTTTCATTCTATTACGCTTGGTGGGAATCCGTTGCTAGATGACGGCTATTTTGATTGGCTGCAAGACAAAGAGCTGTCATATCAGTATCAGTGGTGCTGCTTTGCTATTGTGTGGGCGATTAAGCAATACGACCGGTACCATAACCCAATAGTGATACCTTCTCACTACCAGGCTCTACAGAGTGATGTAGAATAAAAGTACGTTCGTGAGAGGGTGATATAAATGAACCTAAGCAGACCGGCATCAAACAGAGAAGAGACGAGAGCGTTTTTAGAAGCGCATCACTCGGGCTTTCACTTGCCTGATTATGTCGTTCCAAGTGGTTATATTCTAGTGGCCAACAGCCCTAAAACTACTGCCGATGGCGTAGTGCAATCTATCTGCTTGATTAGCACCAGCGGACCTCAACCCGAGACGGTTTATAAGGTTAAAAAAATCGTTAGGGATTGCCCTAATGCTTACCTACCTATAGAGAACTGCACGCAATTGATAGTGTGGCGTCAGTTTGATGGTGTTCACTCTGATGTGCTCAGCCGCTTTGCTAGACAAGTATTTAACTTTCTTCTGCAGTCTCACAACATCATGATCACCGATGAAGAGCAAACGGATGATGGCCGTCGCTTTTGGCTTAACCGTATCAGTGAATCTTTCTCTATGTCTGATAGGAATGTTTACTACATCGATCTCAATAATGTCGATGACCAGCTGGTGCCTATTGTAGAGCGCATACGTGACAATGAAGAAATGATGGATGAGTACTACGAGAAAGGTTGGGGCAATAATGAGGACCACAAGAACAGAGCGTTCCTAATTTCCAAGCTAAACCTGTCTTAATTGAGCTTGAAGCCCAACAGAAAACAAAAGGCCCGTTTTTGGGCCTTTGTTGTATCTATGTGAATTGATTAGACGATAGTGTATTGGTATTCGTGGGCGTTCTTGATGGCCAACTGCTCGAGCACATAGATAACCAATGATAGGGTTTTAGTTGAGGTCTCTTTACCGCTTAGCATGCGACTCACATTGGACTGGGTGAACGTAGCGCCAGTCTCGCTGGTGAGCGCTTTTGCAACGTCGCCCTGGCTTGGGTACTCGCTGGCCAAGCCATTCAACTTAGTAACCAAAATGGACTTATCAGAATTGGACACTTGCTACCTCCTTGTATATGAACAGTTTAAAGCGATATATGCGAGTCGCATAACTCAAGAGTGCGGTATGCGACTCGCATAATGCCTAGCCTAAGAGCTGGCATAGAGCTGAAATGAATAGTGTTAATTGCTTAAGAACAAGCGCTATACCACCTGCGTACAGCAGGAATGGATGCGCTCTAATGAGTTGTACAATTTCATGATCTTTTCTCAGTGATTGAATGATTAAGTAAATATATTTCATTGCGTTTTTTATAACGTTAGAAACTATTCACCAGCCATTCAAGCCTATATCAAGGTTTTTCTATTTTTAATCGCTCTCTCAAGTCAGCTGGTGCCAAGTAGCCAAACAAACGGCCTTTGATTGGGTATTTGATAAGTAACCCTAAACTAGCCAGTTTATCCAAGTAGGCTCTTGCTGCAGTGGCCGACACGTTAAACTCAGTTTGGCACTCCTTCACCGTAAACTCGCGCCCTGCATGCTCCAAGGCCTTTTTGAGAATGGTAATGTGTGGCAACTTAAACTGATTGAAGTAGGGCGACGTATGCAGGTCGAGCCTAGTTTTTTGTATCTCTTCAATCTTTCTTTCAATGTACGTCGTAAACTCCCCAAGGGCGCGTATGATGATATTGAGATTGAAGTCGATAAAGTGCGTCACATCGAAATTGTCTATTTCCGTCTTAACAAAAGCTCTCGCATACTGTTTTGGAGCGTTCTTGAACAATGACGAAATAGAAATATATTCAAAGTTCTTGTAACCACTTTTGAGCATGAACCAATAGAACAGGGCTCTTGCGGTTCTACCATTACCGTCCAAGAACGGGTGAATGTAGCCAACCGTAAAATGAATGATGATGGCTTTCACTATTGGGTGAATGAACTCAACGTCTTCGTGCTCTTTGTTGCTAAAATTAATCAAATCCAATAGAAGAACACCCAATTGCTCTACATCAGGGGCAATATGGATCGTCTCGCCAGTTAAGTGATCTCCGACCTCTATGGGTTCTTGCCGGAATTTTCCAGCAGTATGGCCGTTTTCGCAAACTTCCTGGGTGGCAACTTCATTGAACTCCATAAGTAAGTCAACGCTCATTGGTTCACTGGACTTCTCTTTAGCAAGCTGCATAAGGCGATAGTTGTTTACTATCATCTTCTCAGAGAAATCTCTTGGTTCCCGACCTGTTGAGAGCATTTCCTTAGCAACGGGCCGAGTTGTTGATGCGCCTTCTAACTGTGAGCTAGTGATCGCTTCCTCCATGGCTAAAGTGGCGGATAGGTAGTCCTGTCTATTTCTCTCATTCAGTGCTAGGTGGTCTAACGTAGATAATCTGTCAATTTTATGGATTTTTGCCATTGACGCCGAAGGCGAGTACATGAACGGTAAATATTTACTGCCACCAAGGCTAGCGTATAAACGGTCAATATTCACCAGGCCACGATAAAGGTTAAGGGCATGCCAAGCGGCTTCTTTGTGTCCTTTGAACTGAGACGACCTAGCTTTAAATTCATCCCAAGATAAGTAATTACCCTTAGAATCAAAACCACTATTAGGTTGAAAAATCAGTGCCCTCATATCTTTTGGTAGTGTGGAAAACTCATTTTCCTTACTAGCTGGTGGCGGGACTTCTAGGCCTAAGACTTTCTTTGGCATGGTAGTAAACAAACCTTTTTATAAACTTTGTTTAGTTATCATAGTTGATTTATCTATGCCTTAAAAGCGCTGTAATGACTCATAAACAAAGAGGTGGAGCTATGTTGGTTTATCTAGGCCCAATGAGCCAGCGTTTAAGGCTAAGATGGGAAGTTAGTTTCATTACTACAGAGAAATGAAACTAATTTTATAGGGTTAAGAGGCTACGCTGCCGTTGTTCGGAAGAATGTATGTATCGATACAAATTACAACAACCGTCAGATTGAATTCCTAACGGATAACTATTAATACTGCTTGCATATAATAATAACAGCGTGTTAGGCTTCGTTTCAATTCCTAACGCCTTTTTGATTAATCCTTTACCATCAAGGCACAAAAACAAGAGAGTCCCACTATGATCAACCTAAGCAATCTTTCAACAATTCTTCTATCTGAAATTTCAAAGCGTCCTGTTTCTGGTTACGATTTAATGAAAGGGATAAACAAATATTGGAAAGCAAACCACCAGCAAATTTACAGAGAACTACCAGCTCTAGAGAAAAAAGGGCTGGTGAAGCACGACGTATACCCACAAGAAGGCAAGCCAGATAGAAAGGTTTACACCATTCTTCCTGCAGGCCTTAACCACCTTGCGACCAAAAAAAGAGCCTCGGCGTGTCCGTCTTCGTTCCCAACTCGTCACGATTCCATTGCCATGCTTCACATTGGTAACAGCAATTACTTTATCGCTGCAGAACAAAGCTTAGTGAATGATATTGCAGAGCTTGAGGCAAGAATCGCAGAGCAAAGCGACAGTAAATTAGCGCTTATCATGCGTCGTGAATTAAAGATCCTTAGCTCTGAGCTTGAGTTCATCACTGAGTCAATTTCATTGCTAAAAAAGAGCGCTTAAGCCATGACAGTAAAGGTTCGCAAGCGTTTTTACACCGACAGCAGAGCAGATCAGCAAATATCACGTCGCTTTGCCATCGCGCAAATTAATCAATCGACAGTGAGATACAAAGGACAGCTGTTAGAGCCAGTTGGCTATCAGATTTTTCAAGACGGGATTGAGTTTGAATGTATCGACCACAGGCAGTCGTACTAATACAAAAAAACCGCCACTAGGGCGGTCCATTTGTGACTACTTCGTTGCCATATTGGGCAAACAAACTGGTAACGAGGATTAGTCATGTTCATAGCAGAACAAGGATAGGGTAGTAATTTTCAATGAAAATGACAAGCGAAGAAAGAGCAGAAAAGCTTATATTACAGCGAAATGCAGCCAGGCAGCGTGCGATTGAGCGACAACTGGCCAAAAGGAACGATCCAGCCGAACAGCAAAAGCAGCGAGATAAGCTAAAAGCCAGGATTGAAAAGCAAAGAGCTAAGTACAACGACCCTGAGTACCGCAAGCAAATGCGAGAGAAAGCTTTAGCCAGGAAAACCACTAAACCTAAAGCTAAACCCAAGTCTACAAGAGGACTGAAAGGCAGAGCGGCCACGGCCAAAGAGACGCAAGTTATGAATAAAATAGGGCAGTTATCCTGCATTGCTTGCTCTCAACATGGTCGCAATAGTCCCATTATTTCACTTCACCATATAAAAGGGAGAACCACGGCCAATGCTCACATGTTTGTATTGCCTTTGTGTGCTTTTCATCATGACACTTTGTTAGAAAAAGCGCAGCGCGAACGGTACCCTGACATGATCCCGATTCATGCAAAAGGCAAGTATGGAGGGCGTAAGCAATGGAAAGACCAGAACGGCGACGAACTATCACTTTTGAAGATCTGTTGTAAACAAGCTGGCTTAGATTGGGACCACAAGGAAAACTTACCTTTAATCCATTCCTAACGTTACACACACAATATGGTACTTTTAGGGCTCAACCGTTGGTTGGGCCTTTTTTAGTGCTATCCTACCTATCCCCCTCTACAGAAAAGCGTCTTTAGTGAGATTGATATGTCACAAAGACGAATTGCAGTGCTCACGCTATCCATGGCTGAGCCTAGACTTATGCTTGCTGGTGCCAAAGATGGCCAGCTGCACATTATCGAATGTAAGCGTTTAGAGCGCTCCTTGCATGCTCTAAAGAAAGCTCTACCTGAGAAACTTGAATCGCTGCGCAAGAAAGGCTTTGTTCTACTTGTTGATGAAGTGGTGCCTTGCTTTGCTCAATATGGTCGCAGCGCCAAACTGTCCGACATCGATGCACAGAATAAGCCCGTTGTTGTCTCTGCTATGGAGGCCTACCAAAATCTATCTGCATACCAAGCCATTCACTATCCCAAGGGATTAAGTAGCAGTTTTGAAATATCGCCTTCCCTGATCGAAGAGGTTAAAGGCCCAGACGGCAAGGCTTCATACCATATTAACTGGGCTGAACTTAAGCCCGATACCGTAGCGCTTCTCTTTGCTGTTTATGCGGCCACACAAGAAAGTCTCTTTGATCATGCTTCCATAACGGAGCTATTTAAGCGTATTCAAGCAAAACCCAAAGTAGACCCGCACCAGCGCTTTAGAAACATCATCAAAAAAGTAAATGATATGGGGGCACTATGAGTAGTATCCCTCGCTTGTCGGACCAAAACATATCCGACCCTATCTTACGTGCGCACTATTACAAAATCGTCAATGACTACATAAACAGTACGTCTAGCGAGCTGGTGACATACATCATTCAAATGAGTGAAGAGTACCGGCCCGACTTAGTTTCTTATCGTGTGTTTGGCTCAAAAGACCTGGCATGGCTTGTTTGTTTGGCCAGCGACTTAGACGATACAGCGGACCCGCTACCCGTCGGTGAGACTATCTACATGCCTACTGCAGCATGGATTCGTCGCTCTATGCGTCAATTCCTTACTGATATGGGACTCGCATAATGCCCGTATCTAAGTTTGAGCCAGAGAAGAAGCAAAACGATACTTTTGCCAGTGCGGGATTGAGTGAAAAGCACTTCAACCAGCTGTTCAATAAAATCCAAGTTGCTCAAAACAAGGCCCGTCGTAGTGCCAAGCGAACGTTAAAGCCCAATACGCTAAACAATCCGACTTC
Above is a genomic segment from Vibrio marisflavi CECT 7928 containing:
- a CDS encoding Ref family recombination enhancement nuclease, yielding MKMTSEERAEKLILQRNAARQRAIERQLAKRNDPAEQQKQRDKLKARIEKQRAKYNDPEYRKQMREKALARKTTKPKAKPKSTRGLKGRAATAKETQVMNKIGQLSCIACSQHGRNSPIISLHHIKGRTTANAHMFVLPLCAFHHDTLLEKAQRERYPDMIPIHAKGKYGGRKQWKDQNGDELSLLKICCKQAGLDWDHKENLPLIHS
- a CDS encoding tyrosine-type recombinase/integrase, with amino-acid sequence MPSFPVRDVEELREIIKRMDEINPLIAMMIEFETRTGLRFVDVSKLKFSDLMINGVVRRSFVVVQSKPYHARLRHMSEKQAREKSKVTIHVNDQLEELIKRIYVANGKHKLLFQSDHHLAKPDTALSIQYVNRAYKRIARDLQLPYSLSTHSMRKTFAMFLLDQQASMKTIMEALGQSSLSATQHYLNTFMDETKEYTTNIDF
- a CDS encoding PadR family transcriptional regulator; translation: MINLSNLSTILLSEISKRPVSGYDLMKGINKYWKANHQQIYRELPALEKKGLVKHDVYPQEGKPDRKVYTILPAGLNHLATKKRASACPSSFPTRHDSIAMLHIGNSNYFIAAEQSLVNDIAELEARIAEQSDSKLALIMRRELKILSSELEFITESISLLKKSA
- a CDS encoding YkgJ family cysteine cluster protein, yielding MNINSQYRTVSPEHEISIIELAPSSIKRRLDSLSSLHTNDEKTLRYGKLAINAFKGRKPSEKVMQVMYSNMDNYIKRLGVTSKSICRKGCAQCCTQPVSMTSVEAKYISDTYGIDASFDSSRTSEGMCPFNKDNQCSIYSARPIECRLFHAFESPVLCYEDRGQSTFSIESEPYFSALQREMSELGDREGIFDIRHWFA
- a CDS encoding DUF4236 domain-containing protein, whose amino-acid sequence is MISFRKRVRIVKGVYLNFGKTGLNSISMGPRGITLSIGRQGVYISGSLVGTGLSAKKWLYKAKKTKALTTKESGNE
- a CDS encoding Fic family protein encodes the protein MPKKVLGLEVPPPASKENEFSTLPKDMRALIFQPNSGFDSKGNYLSWDEFKARSSQFKGHKEAAWHALNLYRGLVNIDRLYASLGGSKYLPFMYSPSASMAKIHKIDRLSTLDHLALNERNRQDYLSATLAMEEAITSSQLEGASTTRPVAKEMLSTGREPRDFSEKMIVNNYRLMQLAKEKSSEPMSVDLLMEFNEVATQEVCENGHTAGKFRQEPIEVGDHLTGETIHIAPDVEQLGVLLLDLINFSNKEHEDVEFIHPIVKAIIIHFTVGYIHPFLDGNGRTARALFYWFMLKSGYKNFEYISISSLFKNAPKQYARAFVKTEIDNFDVTHFIDFNLNIIIRALGEFTTYIERKIEEIQKTRLDLHTSPYFNQFKLPHITILKKALEHAGREFTVKECQTEFNVSATAARAYLDKLASLGLLIKYPIKGRLFGYLAPADLRERLKIEKP